One genomic region from Gossypium hirsutum isolate 1008001.06 chromosome D13, Gossypium_hirsutum_v2.1, whole genome shotgun sequence encodes:
- the LOC107888409 gene encoding 14 kDa proline-rich protein DC2.15: MASNKTCAVLTVFSLLLFNLSFTNACHSCKPPKPIPPPAACPPPPAKPASCPKDTLKLGVCADLLGLVNIVVGAPPSSKCCALLQGLADLEAALCLCTAIKANVLGANLNIPITLSLLLSACQKEIPPGFKC; the protein is encoded by the coding sequence ATGGCTTCCAACAAAACCTGTGCTGTCCTTAcagttttctctcttcttcttttcaacTTATCATTCACCAATGCTTGCCATTCATGCAAGCCACCAAAGCCCATTCCACCACCTGCTGCATGCCCTCCACCACCAGCAAAGCCTGCTTCTTGCCCTAAGGACACATTGAAGCTAGGTGTTTGTGCTGACCTGCTTGGACTGGTAAACATAGTGGTGGGAGCACCTCCTTCGAGCAAATGCTGTGCTTTGCTCCAAGGCTTGGCTGATTTAGAGGCTGCCCTTTGCCTTTGCACCGCCATTAAAGCCAATGTGCTTGGGGCCAACCTCAACATCCCTATTACCCTTAGCTTACTCCTTAGTGCATGTCAGAAGGAAATCCCTCCAGGCTTCAAatgttga